The region CTTGGGCTCGCCCTCCTGGTCGGTCCCGCGATGGCACAGGGGTATGGAAATGACGAGCAGCCCGATATCGTCGACACGGCCGTGGAGGCCGATAACTTCAACACTCTCGCTCAGGCCTTGGAGGCTGCCGATCTCGTAGGGGCTTTGAAGGGAGACGGACCGTTTACCGTCTTCGCCCCCACCGACGCCGCGTTCGACGCGCTGCCAGACGGCCAGCTTGAGTCCCTCCTCCAGCCCGAAAACCGGGAGCAGCTTCAGGCCATCCTGCAGTATCACGTTGCGGAGGGGAAGGCCATGGCTTCGGACGTGACCGGCATGGACGCCGCCCCGACCCTTGAGGGCCGGTCCGTACAGATTCAGGTCGAGGATGGCACTGTCCGCCTGATGGGCCAGAACACTGCCACCGTCGTGCAGACCGACATCGAGGCGTCAAACGGTGTCATTCACGTTATCGACAGCGTTCTTCTTCCGCCAGAGGCCGAAGGCGAGGGAATGTAGCTTTCTGTCTCCGGCCTTCTGTTTTTAGTTTCCTACCTTCGCTTCTCCCCCTAGGAGGCTTGTAAAGGGCGTGGCTGGTCGCCACGCCCTTTTCATTTGTGGCTTATGTGGACTGGTTTTGGAGTCGACCCGCTTTCGTGGACGCCTGTTGGCTTTGACTTGCCTGTAGGCTTTGGTCGAACGTGGATCGGAAAGCAGAAGTCGTTGCCTCAAAAACGGTGGTTTTTGAAACGCCGAGCGCAAGCTATACCCATCCTGACTGAACGGCAATAAACGCAGGCAGTGTTGCTTCAAAACTTATCGGGTGAATCGGGTTTTGAAGCAACCGTGTTTCCACCGTGCAGATCGGCTACGCCCGCGTTTCTACCACGGGTCAAAACCTTGACCTACAACTCGACGAGTTTGAGAAAGCTGATTGTGAAAAGATCTACGAGGAGCAAATCTCCAAGATGGAGGCCTTGGAGGAGAAGGGCGTCGACTTCGTGTTCCTGAGCGAGGGGATCGATACGACCACCGCGCAGGGAAAACTCACCTTCCACATCTTCGGGGCCCTGGCCGAGTTCGAACGCGAACTGTCACGGGGGCGAACGATGGCAGGGCTCAAAGCTGCCCGGGGGCGAGGAGGAGATCCCGCAGGTCCAGTCGCTTATGCGGAACGAGGAAGTCTCCACCTCGGGCATCTGCGAGCGGTTTGACATCAGTCGGGCGACGCTCTACCGATACGTTGGTTCGGACGGGGAGCGCAGGCGCTGATTGTCTTGTCCGATCTAACGGACACCATCCATGAACTGCATCGGTTTCCATGCAGTTCGCATGGATGTCTCTACTGAGCGTCGTTTTCTACTGAGGTAGCTTACCGGCATTCAGGCACTCAATTTCTCGAAATAAATCTTCTGGCTATGGCAAACCTAACTGTCAAGGACCTGCCAGATTCCCTCTACAAAAAGCTGAAGTCCCAGGCCCACGCTAATCGCCGCTCAATCGCTTCGGAGGTGACAGTGCTTCTGGAGCGGGCCCTTGGAGAGCGCGCCACTTCCGAAGAAGATCTTCTCCACCGGGCAAAGCGGCTCCGTGACCGAACTCCGACCCGCCTTACCGAAGAAAAGCGCCGGGAGGCCGTCCGGCGAGGTCGATCGTGACGGAGATCCCCTCGGCGGGGTCTCCCCCGGTGTTCTCACTTCAGATCTCTACGGCCGATGATCGTTGCCGACAATACCCTCATCAGCTACTTCACGATCGAAGGGGAGGTTCTGGGGCAGTTTCCGGAGACGGCCATCCACCCGGATGACTTTCTCGAGCAAAGGGAATAAACGGCATCTGGTCCAGTGGCCCCTTGACGCTATTACAGATTACAGGCAGCCAATTGGGAAGTATAGATACGGGTTACCTCAGCGGGCGGTCTCCACGGCCAAGAGAAGGGAATCTTCCAGAGGAGTAAGGATAGGTCTCGCAGGACTGCTTCGGCCAAGGTTGGGCCGCTGCGCGGCGGCAGGGGCCAACCGTGATCACACCCGATCCGGTAACACCCGATACCGTCGCCGTATCGGGTGTTATTTCTTAGAAGCGGAGAAGGTACATCAGGGATGGCCGCAAGCCTATACGGGTGTTCGCCATTGGTTGACACACGTTCAGCGCTGGGAATATAGACTGTAGGCCGACACTCCTCAAGGTAGATCTCATCAGAGGAAAATCCGTCGAGGCCCAGGTTGCCTCGATCTGGAAACGAAGTCTGGAAGGACAAGG is a window of Salinibacter grassmerensis DNA encoding:
- a CDS encoding fasciclin domain-containing protein → MSTRSISTHPMLAFLPRTTFLAILGLALLVGPAMAQGYGNDEQPDIVDTAVEADNFNTLAQALEAADLVGALKGDGPFTVFAPTDAAFDALPDGQLESLLQPENREQLQAILQYHVAEGKAMASDVTGMDAAPTLEGRSVQIQVEDGTVRLMGQNTATVVQTDIEASNGVIHVIDSVLLPPEAEGEGM
- a CDS encoding recombinase family protein is translated as MQIGYARVSTTGQNLDLQLDEFEKADCEKIYEEQISKMEALEEKGVDFVFLSEGIDTTTAQGKLTFHIFGALAEFERELSRGRTMAGLKAARGRGGDPAGPVAYAERGSLHLGHLRAV
- a CDS encoding helix-turn-helix domain-containing protein; this translates as MRNEEVSTSGICERFDISRATLYRYVGSDGERRR
- a CDS encoding FitA-like ribbon-helix-helix domain-containing protein, coding for MANLTVKDLPDSLYKKLKSQAHANRRSIASEVTVLLERALGERATSEEDLLHRAKRLRDRTPTRLTEEKRREAVRRGRS